From one Liolophura sinensis isolate JHLJ2023 chromosome 10, CUHK_Ljap_v2, whole genome shotgun sequence genomic stretch:
- the LOC135476640 gene encoding protein phosphatase 1E-like, giving the protein MPERMYEVYAHAIKNTRRKMEDRHIILHDLNSLFKLKGFPSQSYYAVYDGHGGVEAAVYTASHLHCHMVHNPQFDGDVNTAIKEAYRNTDNNFIEKAQREGLRSGTTCVTALIRGQMLHLAWLGDSQAVLVKDGQVHDVMNPHKPEREDEKKRIEDLGGVVVWFGTWRVNGNIAVSRAIGDIEHKPYISAVPDILSVELDGTEDYLILGCDGVWDTLPKEELPEIMYTYLQECDGDRTMVAQRLVSIARDNGSTDNISVVIVFFKDDISEPKPTRSTIEEAKRSDMDAKGKGDNCEGKENSDGDLSPLGTSGGLGSCDNNAGSVKKCNGVTSDKQNSSRKSRRDGSCNANSRQKKNSTKNGLKAKKKRTTTSTTTTSTKDAGKDNFMETGKKPLRSSSQINTDSRKSRSKSCTSRNKKVKNKTDSKETVWAFTGKCQTRVQNHRLNHRAQAPARLTQASIGPANSYMSKEWLSKTMTRILEKRQHGGKQTQPEANRTEEPQHETLIPWYAQREDELSDEEDGVLVDETLYGNQSTLYQTKGRSLLMTSGLKHQQGSMNPSTSTTLGSTRATPLCGSR; this is encoded by the exons GGTTTCCCCAGTCAGTCGTACTATGCCGTATATGATGGCCATGGAGGGGTGGAGGCAGCCGTTTACACTGCCAGTCATCTCCACTGTCACATGGTCCACAATCCCCAGTTTGACGGGGATGTGAACACAGCAATAAAGGAGGCCTATCGCAACACAGACAATAACTTCATTGAGAAGGcacaaagggag GGATTGCGGAGTGGAACTACCTGTGTGACAGCTTTAATTCGGGGTCAGATGTTACACCTGGCCTGGCTGGGGGACTCCCAGGCTGTCCTGGTGAAGGATGGCCAGGTACATGATGTGATGAACCCCCATAAACCAGAGAGAGAG GATGAGAAGAAAAGGATAGAAGACCTTGGAGGCGTCGTTGTCTGGTTTGGAACATGGAGGGTCAACGGAAACATCGCCGTTTCAAGAGCAATAG GTGACATTGAGCACAAGCCCTACATCTCAGCGGTACCTGACATTTTGAGCGTAGAACTGGATGGCACAGAAGATTACCTGATTCTAGGCTGTGATGGTGTCTGGGACACACTACCCAAGGAGGAACTACCTGAgatcatgtacacatacttgcaGGAGTGCGACGGTGACCGCACCATGGTTGCCCAGCGCCTCGTCAGTATAGCCCGCGACAATGGCTCCACGGATAATATCTCTGTTGTTATCGTCTTCTTCAAGGATGACATTTCAGAGCCCAAGCCAACGAGATCCACCATTGAAGAGGCCAAGAGATCTGATATGGATGCGAAaggcaagggagataactgtgaagGAAAGGAAAATTCTGATGGAGATTTGTCTCCCCTTGGCACATCAGGCGGTCTAGGGTCCTGTGATAATAATGCAGGGTCAGTAAAGAAATGCAACGGTGTCACATCTGATAAACAAAACAGCAGCCGAAAGTCACGACGTGATGGAAGCTGCAACGCAAACAGCAGACAGAAAAAGAATTCCACAAAAAATGggttaaaggcaaagaagaaGCGAAccacaacatcaacaacaacgacatcaACTAAGGATGCAGGCAAAGATAATTTCATGGAAACTGGCAAGAAACCGCTACGGTCCAGTTCCCAAATAAACACAGATTCCAGAAAGTCAAGGTCTAAGTCATGCACATCCAGAAACAAAAAAGTCAAGAACAAAACAGATAGTAAAGAAACTGTTTGGGCTTTTACGGGTAAGTGTCAAACACGTGTACAAAACCACAGGCTAAATCATAGAGCACAGGCCCCAGCACGATTAACTCAGGCCAGCATCGGTCCAGCAAACTCGTACATGAGCAAGGAATGGCTGTCCAAGACAATGACGCGAATCCTTGAGAAAAGGCAACATGGCGGAAAGCAAACCCAGCCAGAAGCAAATCGAACAGAGGAGCCACAGCATGAAACGCTGATCCCATGGTACGCCCAGCGAGAAGACGAACTGTCCGACGAAGAGGACGGAGTATTAGTAGATGAGACCTTGTACGGGAATCAGAGCACGTTGTACCAGACCAAAGGGAGGTCACTCTTGATGACGTCTGGCCTCAAACATCAGCAGGGGAGTATGAATCCTAGCACATCGACAACCCTTGGCAGTACCAGAGCAACACCACTCTGTGGCTCTAGATAA